The following coding sequences are from one Triplophysa dalaica isolate WHDGS20190420 chromosome 12, ASM1584641v1, whole genome shotgun sequence window:
- the cmtm6 gene encoding CKLF-like MARVEL transmembrane domain-containing protein 6 yields MATANDLVYNTTTVQAPKNRKWFIVPTEYLDKKRCAIKVVEVLFSCVAFVVEEIVSNCSACGPLYFFEFVSCTAFLFTLLLLILLATPLHQRVGINSWPTLDFSYTIGMAVLFFLASIVFAADNGGTSMEKTAVIFGFMATVMFFIDFGLFIKEKGIPCKKRTSQPTETTAGALPEREKLNGTD; encoded by the exons ATGGCGACCGCCAACGACCTGGTGTACAACACGACTACGGTGCAAGCGCCCAAAAACAGAAAGTGGTTCATCGTTCCGACGGAATATCTGGACAAAAAAAGATGCGCGATTAAAGTGGTTGAAGTG CTCTTTTCTTGTGTGGCGTTTGTGGTCGAGGAGATCGTGTCTAACTGCTCAGCGTGCGGGCCACTCTACTTCTTTGAATTTGTCAGCTGCACAGCCTTCCTCTTCACACTGTTGCTTCTCATCCTGCTGGCCACACCGCTGCACCAGAGAGTCGGAATTAACAGTTGGCCCACTCTG GATTTTTCATACACGATAGGTATGGCGGTCCTATTCTTCCTTGCCAGTATTGTGTTCGCAGCAGACAATGGCGGGACATCCATGGAAAAAACTGCAGTG ATATTCGGCTTCATGGCCACAGTAATGTTCTTTATTGACtttggtttgtttattaaagagaAAGGTATTCCATGCAAAAAGAGGACCAGTCAACCTACTGAAACCACTGCTGGGGCATTGCCAGAGCGTGAGAAACTTAATGGGACTGACTAA
- the cmtm7 gene encoding CKLF-like MARVEL transmembrane domain-containing protein 7 isoform X2, producing MSHTVVTTMTTTTTSTSDGGFCNIGYARSLQGLLKIGQVVTLLIAFLCVHCESRWTDFSALRYFEVVTVWFLIVFLFFFLMYLMRLQSKIPCINWTLTEFLHYAVGGILVFIASIVAVVKSYGIPGLVAGSVFGFMATFLIAISIWTSYKVTCGSQPTDC from the exons ATGTCTCACACTGTAGTTACTACAATGACGACGACAACAACATCGACATCGGATGGAGGATTTTGCAACATCGGTTATGCGCGTTCGCTTCAAGGATTGCTGAAAATAGGCCAAGTG GTGACCCTCTTGATTGCTTTCCTGTGTGTGCACTGTGAGTCACGGTGGACCGATTTCTCCGCGTTACGGTACTTCGAGGTAGTCACTGTATGGTTCCTTATTGTCTTCCTCTTTTTCTTCCTGATGTATCTGATGAGACTTCAGAGCAAAATTCCATGCATTAACTGGACTTTGACA GAGTTTTTACATTATGCCGTAGGAGGTATCTTGGTCTTCATCGCTTCTATCGTTGCTGTCGTGAAAAGTTATGGGATCCCAGGTTTAGTCGCTGGATCT GTGTTTGGCTTTATGGCTACATTTCTTATTGCCATCAGCATATGGACCTCTTATAAGGTTACATGTGGCTCTCAACCAACTG ATTGTTGA
- the cmtm7 gene encoding CKLF-like MARVEL transmembrane domain-containing protein 7 isoform X1: MSHTVVTTMTTTTTSTSDGGFCNIGYARSLQGLLKIGQVVTLLIAFLCVHCESRWTDFSALRYFEVVTVWFLIVFLFFFLMYLMRLQSKIPCINWTLTEFLHYAVGGILVFIASIVAVVKSYGIPGLVAGSVFGFMATFLIAISIWTSYKVTCGSQPTGAAV, translated from the exons ATGTCTCACACTGTAGTTACTACAATGACGACGACAACAACATCGACATCGGATGGAGGATTTTGCAACATCGGTTATGCGCGTTCGCTTCAAGGATTGCTGAAAATAGGCCAAGTG GTGACCCTCTTGATTGCTTTCCTGTGTGTGCACTGTGAGTCACGGTGGACCGATTTCTCCGCGTTACGGTACTTCGAGGTAGTCACTGTATGGTTCCTTATTGTCTTCCTCTTTTTCTTCCTGATGTATCTGATGAGACTTCAGAGCAAAATTCCATGCATTAACTGGACTTTGACA GAGTTTTTACATTATGCCGTAGGAGGTATCTTGGTCTTCATCGCTTCTATCGTTGCTGTCGTGAAAAGTTATGGGATCCCAGGTTTAGTCGCTGGATCT GTGTTTGGCTTTATGGCTACATTTCTTATTGCCATCAGCATATGGACCTCTTATAAGGTTACATGTGGCTCTCAACCAACTG GTGCAGCAGtttaa
- the siglec15l gene encoding sialic acid binding Ig-like lectin 15, like isoform X3, with amino-acid sequence MQEFLLGLLSFLCTLKCLTSVDWDVVLQPEVRGSMGQNVILPCVFKHPQQNTYASKITVKWIQKHVAKPIFHCSLLNQTDRQDLTCSDPRSPKRFWLHGNPRRGDLSLGINDSVFTDISRYICRVELDYESYQSRTSTLLNITAPAEILNLTLDSQAQVQVGMLKCIARGNPIPSVKWMSLSKSQENVPISKTENRDYTVISSIPFSGQDVFTCQAVNSLGQAERTFPTKPLNDSGLLVWISALGCLLFLGMLVIVGVVVKKARDAQSQLTLQMGKIYVDQPNDTVIYANVSYGARHLALETPVRGLNDPVYGRSKESTYIERI; translated from the exons ATGCAAGAATTTCTACTCGGCTTGCTTTCCTTCCTGTGTACTCTCAAAT GTTTAACAAGCGTAGACTGGGATGTAGTTCTTCAACCCGAGGTCCGAGGCTCTATGGGTCAAAATGTGATTCTCCCATGTGTCTTCAAACACCCACAACAAAATACTTACGCCAGCAAGATCACTGTTAAGTGGATACAGAAACATGTTGCAAAGCCTATATTTCACTGCAGTCTGCTCAACCAGACAGATAGGCAGGATCTTACCTGCTCCGATCCAAGATCACCGAAGCGATTTTGGCTCCACGGGAACCCCAGAAGAGGAGACCTTTCATTGGGTATTAATGACTCAGTGTTTACTGATATCAGTCGGTATATCTGCAGGGTGGAATTGGACTATGAAAGTTACCAGAGCAGGACCAGCACACTGCTTAATATCACAG CTCCAGCAGAGATCCTCAATCTAACTCTGGACTCACAGGCTCAAGTTCAGGTTGGGATGCTGAAATGCATTGCCCGAGGGAATCCAATACCATCAGTGAAATGGATGTCTTTATCTAAATCGCAGGAAAATGTTCCAATATCCAAAACTGAGAATAGAGACTACACAGTCATCAGCTCAATCCCATTCTCTGGGCAGGATGTGTTCACCTGCCAGGCTGTTAACTCACTTGGCCAGGCTGAGAGAACATTTCCAACGAAGCCTCTAAATGATTCTGGTCTTCTGGTGTGGATTAGTGCTCTGGGATGTTTGCTGTTTCTTGGGATGCTTGTTATTGTTGGTGTTGTGGTAAAAA aggCAAGAGATGCCCAGAGTCAACTTACTTTGCAGATGGGGAAAATCTATGTGGATCAGCCTAATGACACTGTAATCTATGCCAATGTCAGCTATG gtGCAAGACATTTAGCACTAGAAACACCGGTCAGAG gtttgaatgacCCAGTTTATGGTCGCAGTAAGGAGTCGACCTACATCGAAAGGATATGA
- the siglec15l gene encoding sialic acid binding Ig-like lectin 15, like isoform X1 produces MQEFLLGLLSFLCTLKCLTSVDWDVVLQPEVRGSMGQNVILPCVFKHPQQNTYASKITVKWIQKHVAKPIFHCSLLNQTDRQDLTCSDPRSPKRFWLHGNPRRGDLSLGINDSVFTDISRYICRVELDYESYQSRTSTLLNITAPAEILNLTLDSQAQVQVGMLKCIARGNPIPSVKWMSLSKSQENVPISKTENRDYTVISSIPFSGQDVFTCQAVNSLGQAERTFPTKPLNDSGLLVWISALGCLLFLGMLVIVGVVVKKARDAQSQLTLQMGKIYVDQPNDTVIYANVSYGARHLALETPVRGELELVSYNRSILEWPICYNLLHVYIFTGLNDPVYGRSKESTYIERI; encoded by the exons ATGCAAGAATTTCTACTCGGCTTGCTTTCCTTCCTGTGTACTCTCAAAT GTTTAACAAGCGTAGACTGGGATGTAGTTCTTCAACCCGAGGTCCGAGGCTCTATGGGTCAAAATGTGATTCTCCCATGTGTCTTCAAACACCCACAACAAAATACTTACGCCAGCAAGATCACTGTTAAGTGGATACAGAAACATGTTGCAAAGCCTATATTTCACTGCAGTCTGCTCAACCAGACAGATAGGCAGGATCTTACCTGCTCCGATCCAAGATCACCGAAGCGATTTTGGCTCCACGGGAACCCCAGAAGAGGAGACCTTTCATTGGGTATTAATGACTCAGTGTTTACTGATATCAGTCGGTATATCTGCAGGGTGGAATTGGACTATGAAAGTTACCAGAGCAGGACCAGCACACTGCTTAATATCACAG CTCCAGCAGAGATCCTCAATCTAACTCTGGACTCACAGGCTCAAGTTCAGGTTGGGATGCTGAAATGCATTGCCCGAGGGAATCCAATACCATCAGTGAAATGGATGTCTTTATCTAAATCGCAGGAAAATGTTCCAATATCCAAAACTGAGAATAGAGACTACACAGTCATCAGCTCAATCCCATTCTCTGGGCAGGATGTGTTCACCTGCCAGGCTGTTAACTCACTTGGCCAGGCTGAGAGAACATTTCCAACGAAGCCTCTAAATGATTCTGGTCTTCTGGTGTGGATTAGTGCTCTGGGATGTTTGCTGTTTCTTGGGATGCTTGTTATTGTTGGTGTTGTGGTAAAAA aggCAAGAGATGCCCAGAGTCAACTTACTTTGCAGATGGGGAAAATCTATGTGGATCAGCCTAATGACACTGTAATCTATGCCAATGTCAGCTATG gtGCAAGACATTTAGCACTAGAAACACCGGTCAGAGGTGAGTTAGAGCTTGTGTCATATAATCGCAGTATTTTGGAATGGCCAATTTGTTATAACCTTTtgcatgtgtatatttttacaggtttgaatgacCCAGTTTATGGTCGCAGTAAGGAGTCGACCTACATCGAAAGGATATGA
- the siglec15l gene encoding sialic acid binding Ig-like lectin 15, like isoform X4: MGQNVILPCVFKHPQQNTYASKITVKWIQKHVAKPIFHCSLLNQTDRQDLTCSDPRSPKRFWLHGNPRRGDLSLGINDSVFTDISRYICRVELDYESYQSRTSTLLNITAPAEILNLTLDSQAQVQVGMLKCIARGNPIPSVKWMSLSKSQENVPISKTENRDYTVISSIPFSGQDVFTCQAVNSLGQAERTFPTKPLNDSGLLVWISALGCLLFLGMLVIVGVVVKKARDAQSQLTLQMGKIYVDQPNDTVIYANVSYGARHLALETPVRGELELVSYNRSILEWPICYNLLHVYIFTGLNDPVYGRSKESTYIERI; encoded by the exons ATGGGTCAAAATGTGATTCTCCCATGTGTCTTCAAACACCCACAACAAAATACTTACGCCAGCAAGATCACTGTTAAGTGGATACAGAAACATGTTGCAAAGCCTATATTTCACTGCAGTCTGCTCAACCAGACAGATAGGCAGGATCTTACCTGCTCCGATCCAAGATCACCGAAGCGATTTTGGCTCCACGGGAACCCCAGAAGAGGAGACCTTTCATTGGGTATTAATGACTCAGTGTTTACTGATATCAGTCGGTATATCTGCAGGGTGGAATTGGACTATGAAAGTTACCAGAGCAGGACCAGCACACTGCTTAATATCACAG CTCCAGCAGAGATCCTCAATCTAACTCTGGACTCACAGGCTCAAGTTCAGGTTGGGATGCTGAAATGCATTGCCCGAGGGAATCCAATACCATCAGTGAAATGGATGTCTTTATCTAAATCGCAGGAAAATGTTCCAATATCCAAAACTGAGAATAGAGACTACACAGTCATCAGCTCAATCCCATTCTCTGGGCAGGATGTGTTCACCTGCCAGGCTGTTAACTCACTTGGCCAGGCTGAGAGAACATTTCCAACGAAGCCTCTAAATGATTCTGGTCTTCTGGTGTGGATTAGTGCTCTGGGATGTTTGCTGTTTCTTGGGATGCTTGTTATTGTTGGTGTTGTGGTAAAAA aggCAAGAGATGCCCAGAGTCAACTTACTTTGCAGATGGGGAAAATCTATGTGGATCAGCCTAATGACACTGTAATCTATGCCAATGTCAGCTATG gtGCAAGACATTTAGCACTAGAAACACCGGTCAGAGGTGAGTTAGAGCTTGTGTCATATAATCGCAGTATTTTGGAATGGCCAATTTGTTATAACCTTTtgcatgtgtatatttttacaggtttgaatgacCCAGTTTATGGTCGCAGTAAGGAGTCGACCTACATCGAAAGGATATGA
- the siglec15l gene encoding sialic acid binding Ig-like lectin 15, like isoform X2, which translates to MQEFLLGLLSFLCTLKCLTSVDWDVVLQPEVRGSMGQNVILPCVFKHPQQNTYASKITVKWIQKHVAKPIFHCSLLNQTDRQDLTCSDPRSPKRFWLHGNPRRGDLSLGINDSVFTDISRYICRVELDYESYQSRTSTLLNITAPAEILNLTLDSQAQVQENVPISKTENRDYTVISSIPFSGQDVFTCQAVNSLGQAERTFPTKPLNDSGLLVWISALGCLLFLGMLVIVGVVVKKARDAQSQLTLQMGKIYVDQPNDTVIYANVSYGARHLALETPVRGELELVSYNRSILEWPICYNLLHVYIFTGLNDPVYGRSKESTYIERI; encoded by the exons ATGCAAGAATTTCTACTCGGCTTGCTTTCCTTCCTGTGTACTCTCAAAT GTTTAACAAGCGTAGACTGGGATGTAGTTCTTCAACCCGAGGTCCGAGGCTCTATGGGTCAAAATGTGATTCTCCCATGTGTCTTCAAACACCCACAACAAAATACTTACGCCAGCAAGATCACTGTTAAGTGGATACAGAAACATGTTGCAAAGCCTATATTTCACTGCAGTCTGCTCAACCAGACAGATAGGCAGGATCTTACCTGCTCCGATCCAAGATCACCGAAGCGATTTTGGCTCCACGGGAACCCCAGAAGAGGAGACCTTTCATTGGGTATTAATGACTCAGTGTTTACTGATATCAGTCGGTATATCTGCAGGGTGGAATTGGACTATGAAAGTTACCAGAGCAGGACCAGCACACTGCTTAATATCACAG CTCCAGCAGAGATCCTCAATCTAACTCTGGACTCACAGGCTCAAGTTCAG GAAAATGTTCCAATATCCAAAACTGAGAATAGAGACTACACAGTCATCAGCTCAATCCCATTCTCTGGGCAGGATGTGTTCACCTGCCAGGCTGTTAACTCACTTGGCCAGGCTGAGAGAACATTTCCAACGAAGCCTCTAAATGATTCTGGTCTTCTGGTGTGGATTAGTGCTCTGGGATGTTTGCTGTTTCTTGGGATGCTTGTTATTGTTGGTGTTGTGGTAAAAA aggCAAGAGATGCCCAGAGTCAACTTACTTTGCAGATGGGGAAAATCTATGTGGATCAGCCTAATGACACTGTAATCTATGCCAATGTCAGCTATG gtGCAAGACATTTAGCACTAGAAACACCGGTCAGAGGTGAGTTAGAGCTTGTGTCATATAATCGCAGTATTTTGGAATGGCCAATTTGTTATAACCTTTtgcatgtgtatatttttacaggtttgaatgacCCAGTTTATGGTCGCAGTAAGGAGTCGACCTACATCGAAAGGATATGA
- the siglec15l gene encoding sialic acid binding Ig-like lectin 15, like isoform X5, whose protein sequence is MQEFLLGLLSFLCTLKCLTSVDWDVVLQPEVRGSMGQNVILPCVFKHPQQNTYASKITVKWIQKHVAKPIFHCSLLNQTDRQDLTCSDPRSPKRFWLHGNPRRGDLSLGINDSVFTDISRYICRVELDYESYQSRTSTLLNITAPAEILNLTLDSQAQVQVGMLKCIARGNPIPSVKWMSLSKSQENVPISKTENRDYTVISSIPFSGQDVFTCQAVNSLGQAERTFPTKPLNDSGLLVWISALGCLLFLGMLVIVGVVRQEMPRVNLLCRWGKSMWISLMTL, encoded by the exons ATGCAAGAATTTCTACTCGGCTTGCTTTCCTTCCTGTGTACTCTCAAAT GTTTAACAAGCGTAGACTGGGATGTAGTTCTTCAACCCGAGGTCCGAGGCTCTATGGGTCAAAATGTGATTCTCCCATGTGTCTTCAAACACCCACAACAAAATACTTACGCCAGCAAGATCACTGTTAAGTGGATACAGAAACATGTTGCAAAGCCTATATTTCACTGCAGTCTGCTCAACCAGACAGATAGGCAGGATCTTACCTGCTCCGATCCAAGATCACCGAAGCGATTTTGGCTCCACGGGAACCCCAGAAGAGGAGACCTTTCATTGGGTATTAATGACTCAGTGTTTACTGATATCAGTCGGTATATCTGCAGGGTGGAATTGGACTATGAAAGTTACCAGAGCAGGACCAGCACACTGCTTAATATCACAG CTCCAGCAGAGATCCTCAATCTAACTCTGGACTCACAGGCTCAAGTTCAGGTTGGGATGCTGAAATGCATTGCCCGAGGGAATCCAATACCATCAGTGAAATGGATGTCTTTATCTAAATCGCAGGAAAATGTTCCAATATCCAAAACTGAGAATAGAGACTACACAGTCATCAGCTCAATCCCATTCTCTGGGCAGGATGTGTTCACCTGCCAGGCTGTTAACTCACTTGGCCAGGCTGAGAGAACATTTCCAACGAAGCCTCTAAATGATTCTGGTCTTCTGGTGTGGATTAGTGCTCTGGGATGTTTGCTGTTTCTTGGGATGCTTGTTATTGTTGGTGTTGTG aggCAAGAGATGCCCAGAGTCAACTTACTTTGCAGATGGGGAAAATCTATGTGGATCAGCCTAATGACACTGTAA
- the si:dkey-11p23.7 gene encoding V-set and Ig domain-containing protein, whose protein sequence is MQRFGGPRYLILLIFTAATAKDDDGWSMKVPTEVRAIEGYPIVLPCSFTHPHHTHPFSMHVVWTLGHGRAATVLFQCTSLNNSQKCQSKPDQDQHYRLEGNHREHDLSLRINSVNLKDSGRYYCRVELPGTHGHPHERFENTLGTRLHVEAAPRILSLWTEGTEASGIKVLCQVQGSPLPDVQWIAPDGFLKDDTTFPLSHEADGRYRTSSELLDVKPGGQYTCAASNSLGKVQATVYILPSMTERSTTNNSSLIMLLLALALGTKLILALGVGVWVIKKSFRHRNNGVSD, encoded by the exons ATGCAGCGCTTCGGTGGACCTCGTTACCTAATACTACTTATTTTCACTGCAG CCACAGCCAAAGACGATGACGGGTGGTCCATGAAGGTCCCAACAGAGGTCAGGGCGATTGAAGGGTACCCGATAGTGCTCCCTTGCTCTTTTACTCACCCGCACCACACCCATCCCTTCTCCATGCATGTGGTGTGGACCCTTGGCCACGGACGGGCAGCCACTGTGCTGTTCCAATGTACAAGCCTCAACAACAGCCAGAAGTGCCAGTCAAAGCCCGACCAGGACCAGCACTACCGCCTGGAGGGCAACCATAGAGAACATGACCTCTCTCTCAGGATCAACAGCGTGAACTTGAAGGACAGTGGCCGATATTATTGTCGCGTGGAGTTACCAGGAACCCATGGGCACCCTCATGAAAGATTTGAGAACACACTGGGTACCCGTCTCCATGTGGAGG CCGCACCTCGTATCCTGAGCTTGTGGACCGAAGGTACCGAAGCATCTGGCATCAAAGTCCTTTGTCAAGTTCAGGGCTCCCCTCTTCCTGATGTTCAGTGGATAGCTCCAGACGGATTCCTCAAAGACGACACAACATTCCCTCTTTCTCACGAGGCTGACGGACGATACCGCACATCAAGTGAACTTCTGGATGTCAAACCTGGGGGACAGTACACCTGCGCAGCTTCAAACTCTTTGGGAAAGGTTCAAGCAACGGTTTACATTTTGCCTTCTATGACAGAGAGGTCAACCACAAACAACTCATCTCTTATAATGTTGCTGCTCGCCCTGGCTTTGGGTACGAAGCTAATTCTAGCCCTGGGTGTAGGAGTGTGGGTGATCAAGAAGAGTTTTAGGCATAGAAATAATGGCGTTTCTGACTGA
- the LOC130433296 gene encoding uncharacterized protein LOC130433296 has translation MLAVLLTIFMFSQGLSLEDQGSTFITAFPENIAYFHQKVLNYLKITCLHDNTEVTITYVGERDKGISTRRVLHNAGFTWTWSLTKEVEVYRFNTSNNSIIIRSNKNVTVLSVSGWPERFLSHVVQPIGNLGTVYHVPTLNYSELVASFDLVLNPDARYNSFRLLIINAANQSNEVTVKQINKQGGRSEFNQTLDKYHLFQLPTYGEVTEINATEKIVVIFTHPCFDSKGCSCNMVLNQLRPTKSVNLSTMFYIPFHAAYPLTSIKQLFLTTNQLNISIFNSTFQNAGVGVNVINSTNILPLLPGFNKTSQLNTINKTVSLRLISPGLILDLIPESLFAACYLVHFNSLMSEALVLAETSSTDSVQINSSGLPFTKWTVLNGTRFSWMIVKGKAANTSATIWHTDSMIAVYVIENLEYGNIYGRPAVVVSDKPDPKGCAVTPGTFVIGDEELNWFQSREYCIGHSDYFARPFSERLVNKMVLNITVPTPVEGWISLRRDLFTREWYWRSEDSFSPQVNFTYWEQGQPDAPEKGLCASVLLDPAKTFKWKSARCCSKKKPICYNNPKYLTLV, from the exons ATGTTGGCTGTTCTGTTGACCATTTTCATGTTTAGCCAAG GGCTTTCATTGGAGGATCAAGGGAGCACTTTCATCACGGCATTCCCAGAGAACATCGCCTATTTTCATCAGAAGGTCCTCAACTATCTCAAAATCACATGCCTCCATGATAACACTGAGGTCACGATCACTTACGTAGGTGAAAGGGATAAAGGCATCAGCACCAGAAGAGTTCTTCACAATGCTGGGTTCACTTGGACCTGGAGCCTTACAAAGGAAGTTGAAGTATACCGGTTTAACACATCCAATAATTCTATTATAATCAGGAGCAACAAAAATGTCACAGTGCTTTCTGTGAGCGGGTGGCCTGAGAGGTTTCTGTCTCATGTTGTCCAGCCCATTGGAAACCTTGGAACGGTGTATCATGTCCCCACTCTGAATTACAGCGAGCTAGTTGCATCGTTCGACTTAGTGTTGAACCCAGATGCGAGATATAATTCGTTCAGGCTGCTCATTATCAACGCCGCGAACCAATCCAATGAAGTCACCGTCAAACAAATCAACAAGCAAGGTGGGAGAAGTGAATTTAACCAAACATTAGATAAGTACCACCTTTTCCAGTTGCCAACATACGGTGAGGTTACCGAAATAAATGCAACAGAGAAAATTGTTGTGATATTCACCCATCCATGCTTTGACTCCAAAGGTTGCTCATGCAACATGGTGCTGAACCAGCTTCGCCCCACAAAATCTGTCAACCTGTCAACCATGTTCTACATACCCTTTCATGCAGCATACCCTTTAACCTCAATCAAACAGCTGTTTTTGACAACAAATCAACTCAACATATCAATTTTTAATAGTACTTTTCAGAATGCTGGTGTTGGAGTCAATGTGATTAATTCTACCAACATTTTGCCCTTACTCCCAGGTTTCAATAAAACATCTCAATTGAATACCATCAATAAAACTGTTTCCCTCCGCTTAATAAGCCCTGGACTCATTTTAGACCTCATTCCAGAAAGCTTGTTTGCTGCCTGCTACTTGGTACATTTTAATTCCTTAATGAGTGAGGCCTTAGTGCTTGCAGAGACATCCAGCACTGATTCTGTGCAGATTAACTCCAGTGGTTTGCCCTTTACAAAGTGGACTGTTTTGAACGGCACACGATTCTCCTGGATGATCGTGAAGGGCAAGGCTGCGAATACCTCAGCCACTATTTGGCATACTGACTCGATGATTGCTGTTTACGTGATTGAAAATTTGGAGTATGGCAATATTTATGGAAGGCCAGCTGTAGTTGTAAGCGACAAACCAG ATCCTAAAGGCTGTGCGGTGACTCCCGGGACATTTGTGATTGGAGATGAGGAATTAAATTGGTTTCAGTCCCGTGAGTACTGCATAGGTCATTCGGATTACTTTGCCAGGCCCTTCTCTGAACGGTTGGTGAACAAGATGGTTTTAAACATAACAGTCCCAACACCTGTCGAAGGCTGGATCAGTCTGCGCCGAGACCTGTTTACCAGAGAATGGTACTGGAGGAGCGAAGATAGCTTTTCTCCCCAAGTGAACTTCACTTACTGGGAACAGGGACAGCCTGATGCACCTGAGAAAGGTTTGTGCGCTTCCGTGTTGTTGGACCCTGCGAAAACCTTTAAGTGGAAGAGTGCCCGCTGTTGTTCTAAAAAGAAACCCATCTGCTATAATAACCCTAAATATCTTACACTGGTATAA
- the rpp25l gene encoding ribonuclease P protein subunit p25-like protein, with the protein MENYRKERTVEQPCPCPFANLPSDTSEVRVKDGSKIRNLMRFAFSRMEENKASAEKPGIQEGSQVTAGSTEKPCRQIVFTGTGPSVAKAITCVEILKRRVHGLHQNTTLVYRNVQEVWEPLVPDAGLDSLTVSRNVPCIWVLLSRDSLDSNQPGYQAPGSFDALWTQALKEEAAAQRHSQKKKRGGTGTGRGKGMRKHPRGPGETRKSVGHARGGHK; encoded by the coding sequence ATGGAAAACTACAGAAAAGAGCGTACTGTAGAGCAGCCGTGCCCGTGTCCGTTCGCTAACCTGCCCAGCGACACTTCTGAAGTTCGGGTGAAGGATGGAAGCAAAATCCGCAACCTGATGAGGTTCGCTTTTAGCCGAATGGAGGAGAATAAAGCCTCAGCAGAAAAGCCAGGCATCCAGGAAGGTTCACAGGTGACAGCTGGGTCGACGGAGAAGCCTTGCCGGCAAATTGTGTTTACAGGTACAGGCCCTAGCGTGGCTAAAGCCATCACGTGTGTGGAGATCTTGAAACGCAGAGTGCATGGCCTACATCAAAATACCACTCTGGTCTATCGAAATGTTCAGGAGGTGTGGGAACCTCTGGTGCCGGATGCAGGGCTAGACAGTCTCACGGTCAGTAGGAATGTGCCTTGTATATGGGTACTGCTCTCCAGAGACTCGCTTGACAGTAACCAACCAGGTTATCAAGCACCAGGTTCCTTTGATGCCTTGTGGACACAGGCTCTAAAAGAGGAAGCAGCTGCTCAGAGGCATTCCCAAAAGAAGAAGAGGGGAGGAACAGGGACTGGCAGAGGAAAGGGTATGCGCAAGCACCCGCGTGGACCTGGAGAAACTCGGAAGTCTGTAGGTCATGCAAGGGGTGGGCATAAATAA